The genomic window TTCACCTATGGCGTCATCGCCATGGTCCTGCTCGTCGCTTTGCTCTGGTATGTGCTGAACCGCACCGCCTGGGGCCGCCATCTTTATGCGGTGGGCGACGATCCGGATGCCGCCGAACTTGCCGGCGTCAACGTCAAGCGCATGCTGACCACCGTTTACACGCTGTCCGGCCTCATCTGCGCCTTCGCCGGCTGGGCCTTGATCGGCCGTATCGGCTCTGTTTCGCCGACCGCAGGTCAGTTTGCCAATATCGAATCCATCACGGCGGTGGTGATCGGCGGCTTGTCGCTGTTCGGCGGACGCGGCTCCATCATGGGCATGATCTTCGGTGCCCTGATCGTCGGCGTGTTCTCGCTCGGTCTGAGACTCATCGGCACCGACCCGCAATGGACCTATCTGTTGATCGGCGTCCTCATCATCATGGCTGTCGCAATCGACCAGTGGATCAGAAAGGTAGCAGGCTGATGGCAAAAGAACCCATTCTCACAGCACGCAATCTCGTCAAGCGCTATGGTCGCGTGACCGCCCTCGACCATGCCGATTTCGATCTCTATCCGGGCGAAATCCTTGCTGTCATCGGTGACAACGGCGCCGGAAAATCCTCTCTCATCAAGGCGATTTCCGGTGCGGTGACGCCCGATGAAGGGGAGATCAGGCTGGAAGGCCAGCCCGTGCAGTTCCGCTCGCCGATTGAGGCGCGCAAGGCGGGTATCGAAACCGTCTATCAGAACCTCGCGCTCTCGCCGGCGCTTTCCATAGCCGACAATATGTTCCTTGGCCGGGAAATCCGTAAACCCGGTATTCAGGGCAGCCTGTTCCGGGCACTCGACCGCCCGGCCATGGAAAAATTCGCCCGCGAGAAACTGTCCGAACTCGGCCTGATGACGATCCAGAACATCAACCAGGCCGTGGAAACACTTTCCGGCGGCCAGCGTCAGGGTGTGGCCGTGGCGCGTGCGGCGGCCTTCGGCTCCAAGGTTGTCATCCTTGATGAACCGACAGCGGCGCTTGGTGTCAAGGAAAGCCGCCGCGTGCTGGAGCTTATTCTCGATGTGCGTTCACGCGGCCTGCCGATCGTTCTGATCTCGCATAACATGCCGCATGTATTCGAGGTTGCGGATCGCATCCATATTCACCGGCTGGGCAAGCGCCTTTGCGTCATCAATCCGAAGGACTATTCCATGTCGGATGCCGTCGCCTTCATGACCGGCGCCAAGGAAGCGCCGCAGGAAACGCTTGCCGCATGACGCTGAAACTCGAGACGATCGTCGAAGACGTGCTTCGACGGGCACAGGGTCAATCCCGTTTCATCATTGCCATTGCCGGTCCCCCTGGGGCCGGCAAATCCACGCTGGCGGATGTGCTTTGTGATGCCTTGTGTGCGCGGGGCGAAACGGCTGCCGTACTGCCGATGGATGGCTTCCATATGGATAATGGCATTCTCGAAGAACGAGGGCTGCTGCCGCGAAAGGGCGCGCCCGAAACATTCGACGTGCGTGGCTTCCTTGATATCGTCTCCGCTGTCCGCAATGGTGGGCAGGAAATTCTTGTTCCGGTTTTCGACCGCTCGCGCGAGATCGCCATTGCCTCTGCCCGAGCGATTGCGCCGGACACGCGCCTGATCCTTGCCGAGGGCAATTATCTGCTGCTCAACGAGGCGCCCTGGACGACACTGTCCGACAGCTTCGATCTTACTATTTTTGTGGGTCCATCCGTGGCGGTGCTTGAAGAGAGGCTGCGCAATAGATGGCAGGGCTATGGGCTCGATGCCGCGCAAATCCACGCCAAGCTGTTTGAAAACGATCTTCCCAACGGAAAAAGGGTGATCGAAAACACCCGTCCCTCCGATATCCACATCGATATCTGGGAATAGATTAACGCTTTTCCCCTCTTGAGCGGCGGTTCCGATCCGCCGTTAAGCCTTTCTTGACCATGTGTTGAATCTTTTTGATCCACAGGGTGGGGCTTTTGTGTGTCTATTCATTGACGTGAAAATTTCCTCATATACTATATGTGGTGTTCGAGGTTCTTCCGATTCGCAAGGGTTGGGAGCTAAGACGGGAATTCGGTGCGTAACGCCATCATGGTGGAGCAAGGCCGAAACTGCCCCCGCAACTGTAAGCGGCGAGCATCGTTCCGAATTGGGTCACTGGGGCTGAAAGCTCCGGGAAGGCCGGAATAGATGTTGTGACCCGCAAGTCAGGAGACCTGCCTTGAGCGCAAACGTCCACGGGCGGGGTGTCCGGAGGAAGGTGTCTGACGCAAATGATTTGCGTGCGCCCTTTTCTGCCCCCTCCAGAACAAGCTTCGGGGTGAAGTCATGCCAGTGCATTTGTTTGAGTTGCTACGCTCGTCGGCGTAGAGAGTGATTTTCTGCGGCTTGAAGCATCGCCAGAAAAACGGAATCCCGTTTCCGTCTGAGTATGACGAACTCTAAAGCTGCACGCCTCGCCTGAATGACAGATCCATCGCCGCCCGATTGCGATTGCAATCGGCAATGTAGAGCCGTGTCCGAAATCGGCTTTGAAAGGGAAATTATGACCGTCACCGTTTACAGCAAACCCGCCTGCGTCCAATGCACCGCCACCTATCGCGCGCTCGATCGCATCGGCGTTCCCTATGAGATTATCGACATTTCCGAAGATACGGATGCGCTCGATCATGTCCGTGGCCTCGGTTACATGCAGGTTCCCGTGGTCGTCGCCGGCGAACGCCATTGGGCGGGTTTCCGGCCTGATATGATTGGCTCGATCAGCTGAGGCGGCAGGGCGATGGGCCTGATCGTCTATTATTCCAGCCGTTCTGAAAACACCCATCGTTTCCTTCTGAAGCTGGGACGGCGATTGTTTCGCCTGCCGCTCGGCGCTGAGGGTGACGTGCCTCAGGTGTCGGAGCCCTATGTGCTGGTTACCCCCACCTATGGCGGCGGCGGCACCAAAGGGGCCGTGCCGAAGCCGGTGATCCGGTTCTTGAACGAGCCCTCCAACCGAAATCTCATTCGCGGTGTCATCGCGGCGGGCAACACGAATTTTGGCGCAGCTTTCGCATCCGCTGGAGATATCGTCTCGCGCAAATGCGCAGTGCCGTTTCTCTATCGCTTCGAGCTTCTCGGCACGGAGGAAGATGTCGCCAACGTCAAACATGGATTGGAACGATTTTGGACACGCTGACCTCAAGCGCGCTGCGCAAGGACGCCAAACAGCCCGTAGCCGCAAGCCAGAAACCGGTCGATACGGGGCTGGATTATCACGCGCTGAACGCGATGCTGAACCTTTATGACGAGAACGGCAAGATCCAACTCGACAAGGATCGCCTGGCGGCCCGGCAATATTTCCTTCAGCACGTCAACCAGAACACCGTCTTTTTCCATAATCTCCGCGAAAAGCTCGATTATCTCGTGACCGAGGGATATTACGAGCAGGAAGTGCTGGATCAGTAC from Agrobacterium tumefaciens includes these protein-coding regions:
- a CDS encoding nucleoside triphosphate hydrolase is translated as MTLKLETIVEDVLRRAQGQSRFIIAIAGPPGAGKSTLADVLCDALCARGETAAVLPMDGFHMDNGILEERGLLPRKGAPETFDVRGFLDIVSAVRNGGQEILVPVFDRSREIAIASARAIAPDTRLILAEGNYLLLNEAPWTTLSDSFDLTIFVGPSVAVLEERLRNRWQGYGLDAAQIHAKLFENDLPNGKRVIENTRPSDIHIDIWE
- the nrdI gene encoding class Ib ribonucleoside-diphosphate reductase assembly flavoprotein NrdI, with protein sequence MGLIVYYSSRSENTHRFLLKLGRRLFRLPLGAEGDVPQVSEPYVLVTPTYGGGGTKGAVPKPVIRFLNEPSNRNLIRGVIAAGNTNFGAAFASAGDIVSRKCAVPFLYRFELLGTEEDVANVKHGLERFWTR
- the nrdH gene encoding glutaredoxin-like protein NrdH, giving the protein MTVTVYSKPACVQCTATYRALDRIGVPYEIIDISEDTDALDHVRGLGYMQVPVVVAGERHWAGFRPDMIGSIS
- a CDS encoding ATP-binding cassette domain-containing protein yields the protein MAKEPILTARNLVKRYGRVTALDHADFDLYPGEILAVIGDNGAGKSSLIKAISGAVTPDEGEIRLEGQPVQFRSPIEARKAGIETVYQNLALSPALSIADNMFLGREIRKPGIQGSLFRALDRPAMEKFAREKLSELGLMTIQNINQAVETLSGGQRQGVAVARAAAFGSKVVILDEPTAALGVKESRRVLELILDVRSRGLPIVLISHNMPHVFEVADRIHIHRLGKRLCVINPKDYSMSDAVAFMTGAKEAPQETLAA